Within Aneurinibacillus sp. REN35, the genomic segment TATTGGCATTTTTTTGCCTGGTTATTGCGCTAATGGGGTTATGGGGTGGACTTCAAAGCATGGCATTATTATTCTTTGCTCAAACGGGCATGTTCCTCGCTTTAAGCTTTGTCGATCTCTCGGAAAGAACATACATGATGATTTTTATGACGTATCTGCTGTTGGCATTTACTGGATTCATGTTTTATGCATTCTTCGGCGAGTATCCGACGAACCTAGACGGCGATCATGCAAGCGCAGTTGTAAACACAGTGTCCTCATATCTCTAATTACAAACAAAACGGAGCGGAATTTTCCGCTCCGTTTCTTTTATTTACATAGATGGTTTCCAAGACTTGCAGCATGTCAGATCTGCATCTACCTGCTTGCCTTGGAGCAATACTTTAAATGTCCGTCCCATTCCTTCTGGCATGATGAGCTGACGAACGGCACGATTCCGCTTTGCAGACTCATTGCGGAACGGGTCTCCACCTTCATGCGGCACAAGATACTCCAATATACCTGCCTGCATCAAAAACTCCTGCTGCGTATAAAATCCGAGCAATGTAAGATCGATCTGATCTCCTAAATCCATAAGCGCCGAAAAATTAACATGGGAAGTGATATCCGTTTCACCGGGAGCCTCATATGGATTCTCGCTCATCTGATGATTCCGATAGCACAATAGTGTCCCTCGCTGCCTTGAAGGCGCATATAATGCATTGCGTTCATAGCCATAGTCGATGGTTAGTACATATCCTTCCTTCAGCCACTGCCCTGCCTCTCTCAACCACCTCAGACTGTTCAGATTCACCTCGGTCCGATATCCCTCAATCGGTGGAATGGACTCTTTTTTTATATACTCAGATAATCCCGGATCAGAGAGTGGACCTAAGCGCTCCACAAACGAAGCATGCGCCCCGTCAGTCTCGGACTCGGCTACATACACCTCCTGCCATCTCCCCTCCCAATATTCAATCAGGTGTACAGGAAAGGCGTCTGGCAATTCATTAGAGAACAGCACACCGTACAGCTCGGGATATGCCTTCTTCGCTTCGTCAATGCTCTCATACCATTCAAGTTTGACACTATCTTGAAACGAAGCAAGCACCGCCTGCTGTATGCTACGATGGTACTCACTAGCTTCAATCATGATGTATGTACAGGGAAGACCCAACTCCTCCAGCCATCCTTTTTTCTGTAAACGGTGCAGAATCTGAGCGCCTAACTGCCCTGTACCGCCTCCCATCTCCACAAGCATAGGAGTGTGGTGAGATAGTTTGCCCAGCATCTCACACAATACGTCAGCTACTACTTCTCCATACACCGATCCAACGGAAGCGTTTGTGTAAAAATCCCCCTCTTTGCCGATTTTCTGCTTTTTTTGT encodes:
- a CDS encoding class I SAM-dependent methyltransferase; this encodes MDVTYAIQQAIREASQKRITFHDYMAYALYAKEGGYYEQKKQKIGKEGDFYTNASVGSVYGEVVADVLCEMLGKLSHHTPMLVEMGGGTGQLGAQILHRLQKKGWLEELGLPCTYIMIEASEYHRSIQQAVLASFQDSVKLEWYESIDEAKKAYPELYGVLFSNELPDAFPVHLIEYWEGRWQEVYVAESETDGAHASFVERLGPLSDPGLSEYIKKESIPPIEGYRTEVNLNSLRWLREAGQWLKEGYVLTIDYGYERNALYAPSRQRGTLLCYRNHQMSENPYEAPGETDITSHVNFSALMDLGDQIDLTLLGFYTQQEFLMQAGILEYLVPHEGGDPFRNESAKRNRAVRQLIMPEGMGRTFKVLLQGKQVDADLTCCKSWKPSM
- a CDS encoding DUF2626 family protein, whose product is MARMYRVLAFFCLVIALMGLWGGLQSMALLFFAQTGMFLALSFVDLSERTYMMIFMTYLLLAFTGFMFYAFFGEYPTNLDGDHASAVVNTVSSYL